In a genomic window of Alcanivorax sp.:
- a CDS encoding TadE/TadG family type IV pilus assembly protein, translating into MMKRQQRGAYMVMMAILIVILIGIAALAIDVGRVLMMRTDMQNAADAAALAAAAELNSDNNAQDRARAAARDLLEHDARFARVTELLGATGLPDGAFDFFCVIGSETDVKPSDPGFSDFCSGAEVEPGKYAATSDVDAHYVRVTLDPTLVGDGDRFTSDLIFLPVLGALGIDTAETASAVTDALAGRNFFTCNYPPMAMCDPWEPEGSHFSEEMEVGAHIEMRQQGSNQWSSGNFGFLQPPNAGPGANDVSLFIANEGDVGCQPATFTTQTGSMTAKTRAGWNTRFGIYDGPNPFQNYDSDWPPAPNVVPYPLDSSSDPVDSRIGAGDWDFDSYWSTNHGTPAPNGWSNVSRPSRYEVYQHEIANSIPVAGQPSDPAGQESRRVMNMAVLSCEALGITGGKKSGVIFPRDGFARMFLVKPAEGPPDVTFYGEFIGWAQDTDDNYHVQIQLYE; encoded by the coding sequence ATGATGAAAAGGCAGCAGCGCGGGGCCTATATGGTGATGATGGCCATACTGATCGTGATACTGATCGGTATCGCCGCTTTGGCCATCGATGTTGGGCGGGTTCTGATGATGCGAACTGATATGCAGAACGCGGCAGATGCGGCTGCTCTGGCTGCAGCAGCAGAGCTGAACTCAGATAATAACGCCCAGGATCGCGCTCGTGCTGCTGCCAGAGATCTGCTGGAGCATGATGCTCGCTTTGCCCGTGTTACTGAACTGCTGGGTGCGACCGGCTTGCCGGATGGAGCATTTGATTTCTTCTGCGTCATTGGCAGTGAGACGGATGTGAAGCCTTCCGATCCGGGATTTTCAGATTTTTGTAGTGGTGCTGAAGTCGAGCCAGGCAAATACGCTGCCACATCCGATGTGGATGCTCACTATGTCAGAGTTACTCTGGATCCGACTCTGGTGGGTGATGGTGACCGCTTCACGTCAGACCTGATCTTTTTGCCTGTGCTTGGCGCCTTGGGTATCGACACTGCGGAGACAGCCTCCGCGGTAACCGATGCTTTGGCTGGGCGAAACTTCTTCACCTGCAATTATCCTCCCATGGCCATGTGCGATCCTTGGGAGCCTGAGGGATCCCATTTCAGCGAAGAAATGGAAGTGGGTGCCCATATCGAAATGCGACAGCAGGGATCCAATCAGTGGAGTAGTGGTAATTTCGGGTTCCTTCAGCCGCCTAACGCGGGTCCCGGAGCAAATGATGTGTCGCTGTTTATCGCCAATGAAGGTGATGTGGGATGCCAGCCCGCAACGTTCACCACCCAGACAGGCTCAATGACGGCCAAGACCAGAGCCGGATGGAATACCCGGTTCGGTATTTATGACGGCCCCAACCCTTTCCAGAATTATGACAGTGACTGGCCGCCGGCTCCCAATGTGGTGCCTTATCCGCTGGATAGTAGTTCTGATCCAGTGGATAGCCGGATTGGTGCAGGTGATTGGGACTTTGATAGCTACTGGTCAACGAACCATGGCACGCCGGCGCCAAATGGCTGGAGCAACGTGAGTCGCCCATCCCGTTATGAGGTCTATCAGCACGAAATCGCCAACAGCATTCCTGTGGCCGGACAACCTTCAGACCCGGCAGGTCAGGAGTCTCGACGCGTGATGAACATGGCCGTGCTGAGCTGCGAGGCATTGGGCATAACTGGCGGCAAGAAAAGTGGTGTGATTTTCCCGAGGGATGGTTTTGCCCGAATGTTTCTGGTGAAGCCGGCGGAAGGTCCTCCGGATGTGACTTTCTACGGGGAGTTCATCGGTTGGGCCCAGGATACGGATGATAACTACCATGTGCAGATTCAGCTGTATGAATAG
- a CDS encoding TadE family protein yields the protein MVEFAILLPLMIVLVFGITEMGRAIYQQNTLSKAVASGARYMSRSAQSVNADCTQGAQWGASINNAANLVAFGNQAGSGNALLPDLDAGDVSFTVEQRTVTGGDDACVIIATASVDFSAIFGDTVVPFLDLGPITLSSTVEERYHGE from the coding sequence ATGGTGGAGTTTGCCATTCTGCTGCCCTTGATGATTGTGCTGGTGTTTGGCATTACAGAGATGGGGCGGGCTATCTATCAGCAAAACACGCTGAGCAAAGCGGTGGCTTCTGGCGCCCGCTATATGAGTCGCTCCGCGCAAAGTGTCAATGCCGATTGTACTCAGGGCGCACAATGGGGAGCTTCAATCAACAATGCCGCCAACCTGGTGGCGTTTGGTAACCAGGCAGGTAGCGGCAATGCCTTGCTGCCTGATCTGGATGCAGGGGATGTGAGCTTTACAGTGGAGCAGCGCACGGTCACCGGGGGTGATGATGCCTGCGTCATTATCGCCACAGCTTCCGTAGATTTCAGCGCTATATTTGGTGACACCGTTGTGCCTTTCCTGGATCTTGGTCCTATCACGCTAAGTTCCACCGTGGAGGAACGTTACCATGG